Genomic segment of Candidatus Eremiobacterota bacterium:
CGGCCTCGTTTCCCTGTGCCCATGAGACTCCGCCGCCAAAGAGAAGAGAAAAGCAGAGAATCACAAGAAGCGGTGCGGATTTCCCTGAAAGGGTGATATTTTTCATGACAGCCCACCTCCATCAATGATATATGACAGGTCATATTTTGTGCTCTTGAGTATAATTATAGAAGGGCCGCCATCATTCCTCCGGCAATCTGCAGTTTTAAATGATCGGCACATAGCGAAAAGCCAGAGCGGAGTGGTTTCCGCCCTGGCGGCTGCTTTGCCATGAAGAGATGAATCCTGCGGTGCCTTACAGGAATGAGCTCACATCCTGCTTGGTATACTGGCCCGTCTGGATCTTGTTCCCTATTAGTGTGGTGAGTACCAGGCCGGTGCAGAGGCCCAGGGCGCAGCCAACGGGGCCAAGTGAAGCTCCAATGGTGCTCGCCGCCGCCCATCCTGCAGCACCCCCCGCAAGGGCCCCAAGGGCCACGGGATAATGAGAGGCCTGATTTTTCCAGAAGTTCGACCCGTCTGAGTAGGGTATCTCGGCGTCCTTGATGTACCTGAAGGCATCAGGCGCCACGGCTCTCTTGTTCATGCCGAGGACCTTCTCCTTCAGGGGCACCTCCATCTTGTTGGGCATTGACTGGAGGGCTTTATAGACAAGCTCCGAGCAATAATACTTGTCACTGTTCTCAAAGTCGAATGATGAATCGTACGGCTTCCCGAACTGCGAGCGCATGTAGCCCAGGGCCGCCTCGCGGTCCTCGGGGGTTTTGTAGGGGGGGCGCACAATCTCTATCAGGGCGGGACCCTGGAGGAATTTCCTCACGTCGGCCCTCACCACGCCAGAGTTGTTCTCCCTGTTGAGGGCAGTGGCCTCGAGCATCTTGCCGTCGCCTTCGTACATCCCCACGTGGGTATAGTCCGATCCGAGAGTCACCTTCTCCATGACCTGCCAGGAGGGGTAGCCGTTGTTTGTCTCTATTATGAGATCGCCTGGCTGCAGGAGGCTCATGATCTTCTCGCGCCTCTCGACAGTAATATCCTTGGTGACAGTCGGTATCCTGATCCCCAGGATCTTCACGAAGGTCGAAGAGGCAAAGCCCCTCCCCTCCTCTGAAGCAGAATGAGTAAAGCTCTCCTGGGGATCTTTCTCGTGAGAGGCTGATCCGGGGGGCTGTTTCGGAGTGTAGCGCCGGGCCGCGGTATCAGCCGGAATGCCTATCCTGTCGATTGCCATGCCTGTTATCTCCTGACAAATAAATTGTGCATGCTGCGGGACATTTTGGAAATGCAACCGTCAATTATGCTCTTTGAGTATAACCTTACGCCCTTATTATACCATGGGCTTCCACATGGTTTTCAAGCCCTCAGATGTGATAAATTTGTTAAATTTCCGGCACTTTGCCTGAAAAGCCTCGTGCAGTGCCTCAGGCAGGGGTATAGACCTGGGGCTCCATTTTCCCCTCGCCCCAGAATTCAATGACCTTGGGTATGATACGGATGACCACGTAGTTCGGGTCATCGGGCCCCTTGAACATGCGCGCCAGGTAGTCATTCCAGAACTCTTTCTTGACGGCGGGGTCTTCAAGCACTTCAGCCTTCCCCGCCACCTGGAGGTATGATTTTGTGAAGTCCCTCGCATCGCCGCCAAGCAGGGCATGGCAGTGGGGATCCGCCTGGATCTGACTTACTTTCCGCGAGAGCTTTGAAGCGGTAAAATAGAGGTCCATGCTCTCTTTCGCATGGACCATCACGTACCGCACCCATGGCTTTCCATCCAGGATGGTGGCAAAGCTTGCCATAGGCGAGCTTTGCATCACCTCAAGTATCTTTTTCCTGAGTTCCTCGTTTCCCATTGTCGTTTCCTCCTTTTCAAGATAAGTACGTTAATGCCCTGAAGGGCGGTATGATTGCCTTGCGTGCCCAGGACTGCCGGTCAGAGCGATGCAGCTTCTTCTCCTTTCAGGCAGATTCTCTCCTCAATGATTCGCCGGAAGTGATCCTTCACCTCTCTCGGTCCCTGTTCCCGTGACTCCTACCCAAACCCGCTGCAGCATATTTTTCTTTTATGGAATAACATGGGGAGGTGTACGACTATATATGATACAAGTGCCACTTTACCGGAGGACCTTCGCTCCTGCTCCTGTCAACCTCTTCACCTGGCGC
This window contains:
- a CDS encoding YiiX/YebB-like N1pC/P60 family cysteine hydrolase, with the translated sequence MAIDRIGIPADTAARRYTPKQPPGSASHEKDPQESFTHSASEEGRGFASSTFVKILGIRIPTVTKDITVERREKIMSLLQPGDLIIETNNGYPSWQVMEKVTLGSDYTHVGMYEGDGKMLEATALNRENNSGVVRADVRKFLQGPALIEIVRPPYKTPEDREAALGYMRSQFGKPYDSSFDFENSDKYYCSELVYKALQSMPNKMEVPLKEKVLGMNKRAVAPDAFRYIKDAEIPYSDGSNFWKNQASHYPVALGALAGGAAGWAAASTIGASLGPVGCALGLCTGLVLTTLIGNKIQTGQYTKQDVSSFL
- a CDS encoding pyridoxamine 5'-phosphate oxidase family protein, yielding MGNEELRKKILEVMQSSPMASFATILDGKPWVRYVMVHAKESMDLYFTASKLSRKVSQIQADPHCHALLGGDARDFTKSYLQVAGKAEVLEDPAVKKEFWNDYLARMFKGPDDPNYVVIRIIPKVIEFWGEGKMEPQVYTPA